AGAATGTTTAACCCACCTCATtctgtttgtatgtgcctgtccggaGATCCCGCTAGCATGTTTAATCCGCCTCATTCTGtttgaatgtgcctgtcccaagtcaggagaccgCAATTCAtgaattgtcgtttgtttatgtgttacatatttgtttttgttcacattttgtacataaatttgtccgtttcttttctcgtttgaattgttttacattgtcatttcggtgccttttatagctgactatgcgatatggactttgctcattgttgaaggccgtaaggtgacttatagctgttaatttctgtgtcatctagtcttttgtgaagagttctAATTGGCActtatgccacatcttcttttttattttgtgtataagttatgtagtatttggttgaggcaacttaagttaagagaacggaaccctttttttttggacgTTTGGGACGAACGGACTAGAGTAACTCTTTATGCCCCTTTACTATGGCACCGACACAGAAGTTCTAACTATTGTGCTGGTGCAACtcatcccactagcactgtcattaaaCCACACTATTTTGTtatacaaatattcaattttgattttgatttgattatttGGGGCctaatgattatatgcatgcctTTCACAAGaagtatcaaatttgacaaatttattgtacatatatgtatacatttttgttatattttataacttattttacaattaaataaagctaacaaacttaaacttttaattcttataatatgtattttaacattccgttttgaacaaaacgatttgttacatatacttcacaCGTATTTCTATCAAATGTGACATTATTACAAAGCagcaattaaataaaattcattcgaACTTTAAATGTGCAATCATATCTACAATGAATATccaagtcgtcaactggtcaagtggaACGAACGACAGGTcctaattttgttgttttaaaacttctagaaatatttACGGAAATAAGGAATGAATTaaaacagaacgactgaattaaataaaaggatgttcgatataatgtatatttcgttttatttttaaaatctatacgatgcttttttttaatctaattttctATCAAAATTATTAGAATGAGAAAATAAATACCTTAATCACAGCTTCTTTTGCCGTCGATCCTGAAATgtataatgttataaaaattttttagcgtctttgacctgctttatctttttattcgtaTATTTGTGGTTGTTTTCTTcaagttcaacgggaacattagaataatctagaatagaacccagatgcAACCAAGAAGTCgggttgctataaccaaacaacccggatgttgaaccagttaccatggtttcgaaccaaagaaccaaggttcagaaccaaacaacccagatggaaccaaggtttaaaaccagagtgcccggatagaaccttattgcattcggaattctcatgaccttttataccttcaacgtattttccaaatcgattattcatttagtatatttatatataatataatagtaAATGCTTTTTAACGCATGACATCTATTAtgtgttgttttactttttacatcaCCGAATATATACCTCTTCTGGTGCCTTTCAGTCCCCGAGGGTAGTCATTACCTTGGTGtctaacaaacctttctaaaattaaCCATAAAGAAGACAGACACTGTTGACCTTAGAGGTATTTGGCTATATCTTTGGGTCCTTTAAATTATATAGTGCTTTTTTAACTGTTAATGTTAGTGCACATactggattttcaaatatttgctttTGAGCGTTCCCGATGAAAACAAATCCAGAAAAACGTTTTGAACGCAGGATATTTATTCACTTTTTTATCAGCTCTAACacgtttgttttagatttttgaatttcaaatattttatcagCGAGCATCACTTAAACGACATAAATTGTGATATTCATTGGCCTAGTATCCGGTACTTCGACAATGACATGAAAATACAGACATTGTCTTCTTCAAATTTGCTGTAAACAAAATTCGAAATAATTTCAAATCGAGAATTTTccagtaatacatagataacgttcgttaaaataaaaaaaaagtcacaacAGACACAGGTATAGCGAACTAAGATGTGCCAAATGACCATCACCATCGaaaagggaaaattaacaatagggaacgacaAATCCTCCCTTTATCTGATTTAGTGTGGAGTTTTTTGTGTATTATATATAACGTAaaggtacccaaattgcaccgagtacccaaattgcacctatttagaaaaaatagcaacGGAAATCTTGCAacatttcctagagactaaacaatttgtatttttttgattttatactatgcacgtctttcaacataggtaaacatatttagatacacacaaaacgttcacagtatttatcaacagatggactgtttactgaaaaagcaaaatgttcgAAAACGTCACCGtacgacgtcatcaaaacgtcatctttttaaaattagcaaaaacaatatattataagcatccattttgtaaaatatgaagagtaagcatggactaatatccaattgttcaaaatatttgaagaaattaaacaaaagctcggttattagacttttgacgatgtgaatttaagcatggatgcaatttgggtactcctcattacagaatcctGGATAGTTTGGAGGTTGATTCAAACCCATTCTTTTATGGACTCAGTatggattaaaaatcaaattagtgTACCTATACAATGAAGAAGgatagggctacaaaataaacacagtatggacatattttacttgatcataaaaaaacgtaggtgaaaaatctgtcaaaataggtgcaatttgggtaccgtcacgtcaTATTAAAATCTAGGAAAGGACGGTTATTaccattttaatttgatttttttcaagtgAGTTCCTTTCGGTAAATTTCGGCAGTTTATTAAgagaattcttgattatttaacgaaaacatATTCTTAAGATAACGGTTAGCATTTTTGAATTAATCAATTAAATACATTTATCCCgctctttactgagtttagtcataaactgtgattcataacagtacaaaaagAAGTCTGCTAAAAAAATTAGTTCCCATTAGAATACATgccgataaactttgttgccgaaacgtacattaAATCATCAAGGATAAAGCAAACAGCTTCATCATTTCATCTTACCCttagtaagtatatctagcatatttacctttctcatatGAGAAAAAAGCGTTAAATGAATTGCACCAAATATATTTCCATTCAGATTTACCAAACAACAATTTAAtcaaataggaaaacttttgtttgataagattgtgtggtaatttatctaaaacataaaaagaatTGTTTACACTAAAATAAATTAATTccacaatttttatatattttattacaatagtttatcacaagttctttgatagtagttaAGGAACTTGTTAAAAGCATCGTTATGCTAGTTAAAGAACACTTACTAGAGatcgagatgaaacgatatttcaCTGGTTTGATGTGTAGTTTaggtaaatagttattaaaggtaccaggattataatttaatacaccagacgcgcgtgttgtctatataagactcatcagtgacgcttagatcacaatatttataaagacaaacaagtacacagttgaagagcattgaggacccaaaattccaaaaagttgtgccaaatacggctaaggtaactaATACATAGTAGGGAACTTCAGATGTTCAGAAGAAGCTTTAAGCTGTGATGTGGTTATGATATGTTTGTCTACTATATGACTCTGTGAAAGGCACGAATATGTAtgtatatgaattaaaaattTCATACATTTATCTAGATAAGAATGAAAAGCTTTCTTAtcagatttttcccgtttacaccaatttttacaaaacgaggaaagaGAGTCTTTGGTGACCTTACGACACTGTTGccaatctattttagatggaggAAGTTATTTTGGTCCtgtctataattttttttaacctctCTGTCCTCGACGATATTGAGGTCCCCGGTAATAACAATGGTGATAGGGATCATATCTAAACGACAAATATTCACAGTTTCCAGTTGAAGGAGTATCATATGTCTACATTTTGTAGGGAGTTGTTCATACTACGACAATAAgcaagatgatttttttttaatgtaaaattccatttaaaacatttttttggggaaaaCAAGTATGTAGGCTTCTTCTTGttcaatatgaaatataaaatgcatatttaggacgaTATGTTACTTAACTATAAATGTAGCCAGCGTTGTACTAGACCAACACTCTAGGTTTAATTTTTAATATGCAACCTTACGAGATAAAAGTTTACAAGAAGACATGTATATAGCAGTCATTggtaataatttttattaatccATTCTTCCATTGTACTCTTAATTCACAGTGTTAACTTTTGCTGTTCTATCATATTTACTTTAAGCCATTTGTTCAACTTTGAACGTTCGGTTTTGGTATATTTTAGAGAAAGCATTTAGCAAAAACTCATATACTTGGAAATCTCAACAAGCTCAATGAAGATAAATATAAGAACTGCTACAAAATAACTGGTAGTGATATAGATATTGTTTATTCTGTTTAAGTACGATTAATGCAAACAATTATACAGTATCTAGATTTGTCACATAGTTGTTCCTATTTATCATTAGAGACAAATCAAATTTCAGCCTCAAATATGTATCTTGTCTTCACATTGGTGTCAATTGACGTCATGAAACTTAAATATATGGCGCTTTGTTTTGTCCTTACCACACATCTGTGTATTGTGACATCATGACTCTCAAGTCTATGTTGATCTATGTTGTCTACAATCTGTGTCCAATAACATAATGACTCTTAAATTTAACGACCTTTGTTGCGTCATTTTATCAAATATGTGTCGTGTGACTTTATGACACTCAAAAATAAGGCTTCTTTTTACTCTGTTCATTGAAGTAGTTTCATTTTCAATAATGTGATGTCACTGTGAGGCACAATAATAATGTGATCGTGATACACATGGTTGGCAGAGATCAATCCTACTGTTAGGTTGTACGTACATGTAATTTGAAGTAACGAAATCTCAACTTAAACATAGACTACGCTCATTAAATGTTTGTGTAGAGTTTTTGGTGTAaaactaaaatattaaaataaaggaAAAGCAATCGCTGTTATCGTCAATCGTCAGATAACCAAAAAACAAGTGTTTAAGAGCTGATAGAACAAAAAAAGAACCAAAATTTAAACCAAGCCAGGACAAGGAGTAATAGTTATGCAATGTAactgttagttttctcggttgaattgattttcattgttatttcggggcttTTATAACTATGCGGTCTCTtttggtgagttgtctcattagcaattataccacatcttctttttgttatattatttgaACAACAACATACTTTCACATGTTTTGGATGCTGGAGGGGTTATCGTTTAATTGTTGCTGTATATAGTATTTCTTGTTCATTCATATATCGTACCATctaatttgtaaacatttgagGGTAGACAAATCCAAGTAAAATTTGAATGGCAGCGAACAGCATCGTAGAAAAAATGTCCTGTTACGACAAATCGCAAGTTGTAATTTGGTGAAAATCTCTTGCCAATATACCTAATAGTTTCTAAGGAGCAGCATGTACAATTAATAGAAAAAGTTAAAACATGACCTTGGCTTCGACCTTGGCGTGGACCTATGACCTCACTTTTAATTTATGAGAACTTTTACATTTCACTTATGTCGAAATTCGAATACCTAAATTGGAAACCCTCTTATATGGAATCttcaaaaatattcttttcaacCTGAAGATAAACacggtaaaataattttgtcatgatcttttatggttgcgaaaAAGTATGGCGCACAAGAAACGCAGTGTTTGGGGGAGATTCATGTAGATCTTACAAAGTTGTTCTTCCTTTATTTGGTTAACCAGTGTCATTTTCAAAACAGCTCATGAAAAAAAATTTGGTGGTTGAAACAAAACCAAAATCAAGACTCTTcgatgacgctcatatcaaaatatttataaagccaaacaagtacaaagttgaagagcattgagaatccaaaaattccaaaaagttgtgtcaaatacggctaaggaaatatatgcctgggatacgaaaatcattagtttttcgaaaaatttaaagttttgtaaacaggaaatttataaaaatgaccacattattgatattcatgtgaacaccgaagtgttgactactgggctgatgataccctcggggacgaaacgtcaaccagcaatggcatcgacccatcaacatatatttgttcggcctaacagaagttccactgatttatttacaatgatattcgtttataaaacaaatcaaggCCACATTATATAGTATACTGATTTTGACATCTCATTTCTTGTAAAATTAGTGTATTATTCTTGGATGGTATCGTATGAtgtatttttcaatataattagTAATGTCTTTCTTCTGCACTGATGGAGAAATGCTGACATACATGAGAATTATAAGTAATAAAAGTAGCTTAGTCAGTTTCCATGAAGGTacatccagaaaagcgcttcggacgcaagaaattatcaaacgtgttgttttcaatttgttttctacACATGTATGTAATGTTAAATTAATAGAGTTGCTATAATTGGCATTTGATTTCATGTATTCCTTAGAGCAGGTTTTACTGTTATTTCGCAATACATTGCAAAccctttttctttaaaatgatgtTCTCATTTCTGTAAAATAATTGACAGATACTTCCATTTTACCTGTCTCCGTTTCTTTTTCATGGCTATCAATTATACAGTAACTCAATTTTAATCAAACACATTGCGATGTTAGTTTGGAGGCAATAGACTCTTGTGTGAACCTTCTGtacaaatctttatatttaaagGGTATGTGTGGTGGTATGTAGGTGTGTTTAGTTCTAAGTTCATAACTTGTACAAGTCTGTATTCTTTGTCTCAAAATGAAGTGTAAATTAGAAAATGACTTGAATATAACGTTTttgaaaacaaagattttttctTCAGCTATTGTGAGAAATAGGTTGTCTGTATCTGAATAATAGCATCATTTGGCAATACAATACACGTATGAGACAAACTTCACCTAATCTTGACATCTTGTAATGGTTTTTAGATCAGCATTTGATTAGATTAGAATTAGATACAGAAATTATAAGTGATGGAGTATAGAGTTAATATCCGTCTGCTGGCGTACATCTGATATGACTCcattttccatttgtttttatCAGAGATCTAGTTTTGTGATTTGATAGTtcataaaagagaggcgaaaaataccaaaaaGGGTCATTTGAACTTGTAAGTCGTAGATAAACTGCGATCCAATCGCAAAGAAAGACAAAGTATACAAAACGTAAGAAAcatgaaccccaacaaaaaccGGGATGATtttatgtgctccggaagggtaaagaGATCATGTTCCAGTTGTGACACCCGTCGCGTTGCTCATTCAAATATAACCCCGGTGATAAGAATAATGGGGATGGTctaattcaaaaaataaataaacaatgataaCAAAGTTAAACTCTTTAAGAATAATTTCCTGAAATCTAACTCGTTGAAAAAACAGGGATGAAAAATACCATAGCTCGGTTATTCTTatataatattgaatatttaaaaagtactAGCACATTCCCTCGACGTCACAGGTCAGTTACTGAATTAAAGTACCAATGCCTTATTTCTAGTCTGtttttttagtattcgtattgtgtATGGATCCATTGCCCCGGAACTTGtcaattgaaaatattaattatttagaaaacaaaaaagcCTGGCATGATGCTATCTTTATTCAACGCCATTGTCCTATATGAAGTATATgcaaagttgaattatttgattcgtcGTTTATAAAGTCATACCGGCTAAGAAATTGAACCTCTTTATTTTAGGTATAAACATGTAGAtaacaaatttattaaaactttctcagcgtaactttatttgatttaaaatttcaatgattttacaCATTTGTAATATCTGAAGCATTACAACTCTTATGGTTGACTTTTACAATAGATAAATATACAAGAAACAATATCAAACaaagaatataatttttatataacaagcaatcttttacaaaacaaagaCAATCAACAAACTAAAATAAAGACAGTATCTAACCAAAACAAATACATGCtgtcataataaataaattaaataaacgaGACCACAAGCATTGAAATGTAAACGTACAAATATACCCATTAGCATGTCAGTTGAATTAAAAAGCTTCATGTACACTCATTTGTTCCGCACTTATCTAcacaaaacagtttaaaaaatagGCTTTACTCTTTTTTCACAAACCATCTTCTAAATCGACGTTGACGGCTTTGACTGACGGTACAGCTTCACGTTTCTTTCTCAAGCCATCTTCTAAGTCGACGTTGACGGCTTTGACAGACGGTACAGCTTCACGTTTCTTTCTCAAACCATCTTCTAAATCTACGTTGACGGCTTTGACAGATGGTACAGCTTCACGTTTTTTTCTCAAGCCATCTTCCAAATCAACGTTGACCGCTTTGACAGACGGTACAGCTTCACGTCGTTTTCTCAAACCATCTTCTAAGTCGACGTTGACGGCTTTAACTGACGGTACAGCTTCACGTTTCTTTCTCAAACCATCTTCAAGGTCGACGTTGACGGCTTTGACAGACGGTACAGCTTCACGTTTCTTTCTCAAACCATCTTCTAAATCGACGTTGACGGCTTTGACAGATGGTACAGCTTCACGTTTCTTTCTCAAACCATCTTCTAAGTCGACGTTGACGGCTTTGACTGATGGTACAGCTTCACGTTTCTTTCTCAAACCATCTTCTAAGTCGACGTTGACGGCTTTGACAGATGGCACAGCTTCACGTTTCTTTCTCAAACCATCTTCTAAATCGACGTTGACGGCTTTGACAGATGGTACAGCTTCACGTTTCTTTCTCAAACCATCTTCTAAATCAACGTTGACGGCTTTGACAGATGGTACAGCTTCACGTTTCTTTCTCAAACCATCTTCTAAGTCGACGTTGACGGCTTTGACAGATGGTACAGCTTCACGTTTCTTTCTCAAACCATCTTCTAAATCAACGTTCACGGCTTTGACAGATGGTACAGCTTCACGTTTCTTTCTCAAACCATCTTCTAAGTCGACGTTGACGGCTTTAACTGACGGTACAGCTTCACGTTTCTTTCTCAAACCATCTTCTAAATCAACGTTGACGGCTTTGACAGATGGTACAGCTTCACGTTTCTTTCTCAAACCATCTTCTAAGTCGACGTTGACGGCTTTAACTGACGGTACAGCTTCACGTTTCTTTCTCAAACCATCTTCTAAGTCGACGTTGACGGCTTTGACTGACGGCACAGCTTCACGTTTCTTTCTCAAACCATCTTCTAAATCAACGTTGACGGCTTTGACAGATGGTACAGCTTCACGTCTTTTTCTTAAACCATCTTCTAAATCAATATTGACGGCTTTGACAGATGGTACAGCTTCACGTTTCTTTCTCAAACCATCTTCTAAATCAACGTTTACGGCTTTGACAGATGGTACAGCTTCACGTCTTTTTCTTAAACCATCTTCTAAATCGACATTGACGGCTTTGACAGACGGTACAGCTTCACGTTTCTTTCTCAAACCATCTTCTAAATCAACGTTGACGGCTTTAACGGACGGGACAGCTTCCCTTTTTTCCCTTAAACTATTGTCTAAACTCAAGGGAACAGAGTTTACAGCATGTATAATAACTGGAAAAAATATAGCCTGATATTACATGTTATCAATAGTTATCATAAATATACTTATAGAGTTATGTTATACTTCTTTTGTATTTAGTTTTGCATATCCATACTTGTTACTTTcttttatcacaaaaaaatatttgtt
Above is a window of Mytilus galloprovincialis chromosome 7, xbMytGall1.hap1.1, whole genome shotgun sequence DNA encoding:
- the LOC143082857 gene encoding uncharacterized protein LOC143082857 produces the protein MLTMNSRSLLCFCAILIFIIHAVNSVPLSLDNSLREKREAVPSVKAVNVDLEDGLRKKREAVPSVKAVNVDLEDGLRKRREAVPSVKAVNVDLEDGLRKKREAVPSVKAVNIDLEDGLRKRREAVPSVKAVNVDLEDGLRKKREAVPSVKAVNVDLEDGLRKKREAVPSVKAVNVDLEDGLRKKREAVPSVKAVNVDLEDGLRKKREAVPSVKAVNVDLEDGLRKKREAVPSVKAVNVDLEDGLRKKREAVPSVKAVNVDLEDGLRKKREAVPSVKAVNVDLEDGLRKKREAVPSVKAVNVDLEDGLRKKREAVPSVKAVNVDLEDGLRKKREAVPSVKAVNVDLEDGLRKKREAVPSVKAVNVDLEDGLRKKREAVPSVKAVNVDLEDGLRKKREAVPSVKAVNVDLEDGLRKRREAVPSVKAVNVDLEDGLRKKREAVPSVKAVNVDLEDGLRKKREAVPSVKAVNVDLEDGLRKKREAVPSVKAVNVDLEDGL